The following proteins come from a genomic window of Nicotiana tomentosiformis chromosome 12, ASM39032v3, whole genome shotgun sequence:
- the LOC104115223 gene encoding uncharacterized protein At1g76070-like — protein MEKPCKSKKKTIFKLLPKAAAAAVFILQNAHAPFSPSREQRLATDHHHKNHHYKGYAGPIISVIPADQSGRNKSEPSSPKVSCIGQIKRNKKKMLNCSSSKNLQKYHVKKKSVSSFGNIFAGKSSKLLPGRKSDVSADNIIAKLPDRAPCLSQMKRFASGREPLTNFDWRSTQITPEDHDLKYYTDDEDRGYSEDEEDELNTGFSAPIILGRCRTNITLEPRKEINIWKRRTMNQPRPLQLNTVVG, from the coding sequence ATGGAGAAACCATGCAAGTCAAAGAAGAAAACAATCTTCAAGTTGTTACCAAAAGCAGCTGCAGCTGCTGTTTTTATATTACAAAATGCACATGCACCTTTTAGTCCAAGTAGAGAACAGAGATTAGCCACAGATCATCATCATAAAAATCATCATTATAAAGGATATGCTGGTCCCATCATATCAGTAATCCCAGCAGATCAATCCGGAAGAAATAAATCAGAACCAAGTTCACCAAAAGTTTCATGCATTGGCCAAATCAAACGCAACAAGAAGAAGATGTTGAATTGCAGCAGCAGTAAAAATCTGCAAAAATATCATGTTAAGAAGAAATCAGTGTCCAGTTTTGGAAATATATTTGCTGGTAAATCATCAAAATTACTTCCAGGGAGGAAATCTGATGTTTCAGCTGATAATATTATTGCTAAGCTTCCTGATAGAGCACCTTGTTTGAGTCAAATGAAAAGGTTTGCTAGTGGAAGGGAACCTTTGACCAACTTTGACTGGAGATCAACACAAATTACACCAGAAGATCATGATCTTAAGTATTATACAGATGATGAAGACAGAGGATACAGTGAGGATGAAGAAGATGAATTAAACACTGGTTTTTCTGCTCCAATAATATTAGGTAGATGCAGAACAAATATTACTTTGGAGCCAAGGAAAGAAATTAATATATGGAAAAGGAGAACCATGAATCAACCTAGGCCTCTTCAATTGAATACCGTTGTTGGCTAA